Proteins encoded by one window of Winogradskyella sp. PG-2:
- a CDS encoding endonuclease — MRRLLLLFFVIPFLGIAQVPSYYNDVDLSLTGLALKDELAVKVISTHSNFLVYTPEVWDALKLTDLDPNDASKVLLIYGYDDNDGVPKTDRSRGVNQNGGNVGDWNREHVYPKSLGNPNLGTSGPGSDAHHLRPCDTQWNSTRNNRKFADGTGNAAITGAFWYPGDEWKGDVARMMMYMYLRYGTQCLPINVGEGNPVTIDTDMIDLFLQWNADDPVSLLEEQRNPVLEGLQGNRNPFIDNPAFATEIWGGPQAEDKFGSAPPDTEVPSTPTNLQVSNAVVSSLDLNWTASTDNVGVVSYDIYQDGVLIDASATTNYTATGLASSTLYAFTVYALDAAGNISLVSNSASGTTLNSGSGGSSTELFISEYVEGSSYNKAIEIANFTGSSVDLSIYDLRRNTNGGSSWDTALPLSGNVVSGDVFVVSHSSASAAVLAEADIATAASTMTFNGNDPVGLFKNGVLIDVVGTFNNGTSNFAANTTLRRISSINDPSTIYTASDWDSFSSDTFDDIGTHTIDGENQGPTSEIIHEGYFESGLDGWTDGGGDCYRYSGSRSYEGSRSMRLRDNSGTASSMTSETFDLSTFDSVDIEFYFYSYSMENGEDFFVKFYDGSSWLDIGNYARGTDFENNGFYNVSISVDTSTYNLASNSQFRIQCDASANGDHIYVDEIIITGNTNRGNEARSVAAKSRNYIDFISALNTDYEIDETDTVKLYPNPVNSILNIELDNDYVSYSIYNMIGKEILKGNLTNRKLNVNQLNSGVYIIKFSDGENIITERFIKK; from the coding sequence ATGAGAAGATTATTATTATTGTTTTTTGTAATTCCATTTTTGGGAATTGCGCAAGTGCCATCGTATTACAACGATGTAGATCTATCACTAACTGGATTAGCTCTTAAAGACGAGTTAGCAGTAAAAGTTATTAGTACGCATTCAAATTTTTTGGTTTATACACCAGAAGTTTGGGATGCTTTAAAATTGACGGATTTAGACCCAAACGATGCGTCGAAAGTTTTATTGATTTATGGTTATGATGATAATGACGGTGTACCCAAAACCGATAGATCTCGAGGAGTAAATCAAAATGGTGGTAATGTAGGTGATTGGAATAGAGAACATGTTTATCCTAAATCACTAGGAAATCCAAATCTTGGAACTTCTGGACCAGGTTCAGATGCTCATCATTTACGGCCATGCGATACACAATGGAATTCAACGCGTAATAATAGGAAATTTGCGGATGGTACTGGTAATGCTGCAATTACAGGAGCATTTTGGTATCCAGGGGATGAGTGGAAAGGTGATGTTGCTCGAATGATGATGTATATGTATCTAAGGTACGGAACTCAATGCTTACCAATCAACGTTGGTGAAGGTAACCCAGTTACTATAGATACTGATATGATTGATTTATTCCTGCAGTGGAATGCAGATGATCCAGTATCATTATTAGAGGAGCAACGTAATCCAGTTTTGGAGGGCTTACAAGGAAATAGAAATCCTTTTATTGATAATCCTGCTTTTGCAACTGAAATTTGGGGAGGACCTCAAGCCGAAGATAAATTTGGATCGGCTCCACCAGATACTGAAGTGCCATCAACACCGACCAATTTGCAAGTTTCAAATGCTGTAGTATCGAGTTTAGACTTAAATTGGACAGCATCAACAGATAACGTAGGTGTTGTAAGCTATGATATTTATCAAGATGGAGTATTGATTGATGCTTCAGCTACAACTAATTATACAGCAACTGGTTTAGCTTCTAGTACGTTATATGCATTTACTGTATATGCATTAGATGCGGCTGGTAATATATCATTAGTTAGTAATTCAGCTTCAGGAACGACATTAAATTCAGGTTCTGGAGGTAGTTCGACTGAATTGTTTATTTCAGAATATGTAGAAGGTTCATCATATAATAAAGCTATTGAGATTGCTAATTTTACAGGTTCTTCGGTAGATTTATCGATATACGATTTAAGAAGAAATACAAATGGCGGCTCATCATGGGACACAGCACTTCCATTGTCAGGTAATGTAGTTAGTGGTGATGTTTTTGTGGTATCTCACAGTTCAGCTTCAGCAGCAGTTCTTGCTGAAGCAGATATAGCAACTGCAGCAAGTACTATGACATTTAATGGTAATGACCCTGTTGGCTTATTTAAAAACGGTGTTTTGATTGATGTAGTTGGTACTTTTAATAATGGAACTTCAAACTTTGCAGCAAATACAACATTAAGAAGAATTTCTTCAATTAATGATCCATCGACAATATATACCGCTTCAGACTGGGATAGTTTTTCCTCAGATACATTTGATGATATAGGTACACATACTATAGATGGTGAAAATCAAGGGCCAACGTCTGAAATTATACATGAGGGCTATTTTGAATCTGGTTTGGATGGATGGACTGATGGAGGAGGAGATTGTTATAGATACTCTGGATCTAGATCTTATGAAGGTTCGCGTTCAATGCGCTTAAGGGATAATTCTGGTACAGCGTCTTCAATGACATCTGAGACATTTGATTTGTCAACTTTTGATTCTGTGGATATAGAGTTCTATTTCTATTCTTATAGTATGGAAAACGGAGAAGATTTCTTTGTTAAATTTTATGATGGTAGTAGTTGGTTAGATATAGGTAATTATGCAAGAGGAACAGATTTTGAAAATAATGGTTTTTATAATGTGTCAATTTCTGTCGATACTTCCACTTATAATTTAGCGAGTAATTCACAGTTTAGAATACAATGTGATGCATCTGCTAATGGTGATCATATTTATGTTGATGAAATTATTATTACTGGTAATACCAATAGAGGAAATGAGGCTAGAAGTGTTGCAGCAAAATCCAGAAATTATATTGATTTTATATCTGCATTAAATACTGATTATGAAATAGACGAAACAGATACTGTTAAGTTGTATCCTAATCCAGTCAATTCAATTCTTAATATAGAATTAGATAATGACTATGTTAGTTATAGTATATATAATATGATTGGAAAAGAAATTCTTAAAGGAAACTTAACGAATAGAAAACTCAATGTGAATCAATTAAATTCGGGTGTGTATATAATTAAATTCTCAGATGGAGAAAATATTATAACTGAACGATTTATTAAAAAGTAG